The Chitinimonas arctica region AGTCAAAGGCCTGGACCTGCTGATCGAAGCCTTCGGCAAGCATCGCGAAGCCATGGCGCCGGTGCACCTGGTCATCGCCGGCAAGGTATGGAAGGACGATTTCGCCCGCTACCAGGCCTTGATCGACCAGTATGGCCTGGGTGACTTCTGCCACCTGCATATCCGCTATATCCCGGACGACGAGCTGAGCACTTTCTACAGCGCCGCCGACCTGATCGCGCTGCCTTATCGCCGTATCTATCAGAGCGGCGTACTGTTGATGGCCATGAGTTTCGGCGTGCCGGTCCTGGCTTCGGACCTGCCCGGCATGAAGGAGATCATCACCGACGGCGAGAACGGCTTCCTGTTCGGTGCCGGCGATGCGGATCTGCTCGGCAAGCAGTTGGTACAGGTTCTGTCCGCCACCCCGGATGTCGGCAAGGTGGTCGCGCAGGCCAGCGCCGATATGCAATCGAAGTTCAGCTGGAAGACGATTGCCGCGCAAACCTTGTTTGCATATAAAGAATTACTGATGGTTGAAAAAGTGTGAATATAAACACGGCGTGGCTTTATTATTTACCGGACCTGAATCAGAGCTGAATGACAGCGCCTCGCCTGTTTTAAATTCACGGTAATTGTCCCATCTCGGCGATAATCATTATATCGTCACGTTTTGGCAGCAAAATATAACGCGGGATTCGCGCGGTGCGGGTTGGGAAAGCAAATATTCTCGATTATGATGCCGGGATTATTTAAGCGTCATAGACCAGCCCTCCTTGCCGACATGGCCTTGCCCTCCCGTTTCAGCCAAACCTTATTATTTATGAATGCGAGCTGAATGAAAATCACCGTTATTGGAACCGGTTATGTCGGCCTGGTTTCGGGCGCCTGCCTGGCCGAAATGGGTAATGACGTGCTGTGCCTGGATCTGGATCCGGCCAAGATACGCATTCTGCAGGATGGCGGCATCCCCATTCACGAGCCGGGCCTCGGCCCAATGGTGGAGCGCAATGTGGCCGCGGGCCGCCTCCACTTCACGACAGACATCGACGAGGCGGTAAGGTTCGGCACCGTGCAATTTATTGCCGTGGGCACCCCGCCGGACGAAGACGGCTCGGCCGACCTGAAGTACGTGCTGGCGGCCGCGCGCAATATCGGCAGCCGGATGGACGAGTACAAGGTGGTTGTCGACAAGAGCACCGTCCCGGTCGGAACCGCCGATAAGGTCCGCGCGGTAATCGCCGAGGCCTTGGCCACCCGCGGCGTGACGCTGCCTTTCGCGGTGGTTTCCAATCCGGAATTCCTGAAGGAAGGCGCGGCCATCGAAGACTTCATGAAGCCGGACCGCATCGTGATCGGCGCCGACGACGAGCAGGCCATCAGCGTGATGCGCGCCTTGTATGCCCCCTTCCAGCGCAATCGCGACAAACTGGTGGTCATGGATACGCGCAGCGCCGAGCTGACCAAGTATGCGGCGAATGCCATGCTGGCCACGCGCATCTCCTTCATGAACGAACTGGCGCTATTGGCCGAGAAGCTGGGCGCCGACATCGAGCTGGTACGGCAAGGCATCGGTTCGGACCCGCGCATCGGCTATCACTTCCTCTATGCCGGTTGCGGCTATGGCGGTTCGTGCTTCCCCAAGGACGTCAAGGCACTGATACACAGCGGCGCGGAGGTCGGCCAGGGCCTGGGCGTGCTGCAAGCGGTCGAAGCCGCCAACGAACGGCAGAAGCGCGTCCTGGTGGACAAGATCGTGCAACGCTTCGGCGAGGACTTGCGCAATCACCGTTTCGCCCTCTGGGGCCTGGCATTCAAGCCCAATACCGACGATATGCGCGATGCGCCCAGCCGCGTCCTGATCGCCGAGCTGTTCAAGCGCGGTGCAACGGTCACCGCCTACGATCCGGTCGCTGCCGACGAAGCGCGTCGCCTGTTCGGCGCGGATGAGCGGCTAGCCTATGCCGACAGCCCGATGGACGCGCTGGCGGGTGCCGACGCGCTGGTGATCGCCACCGAGTGGAAGGAATTCCGCAGCCCGGATTTCGGCCGCATCAAGACACTGCTCAAGCACCCGGTCATTTTCGATGGCCGCAATCTTTATGAACCGTCGCTGCTTAAGGCAGCCGGCATCCAATATTCACCGATCGGTCGCGTCACACCATGAAAGTACTTCGAATCCTCGGCACGCGCGGTGTGCCGGCAGCCCATGGCGGCTTTGAAACCTTTGCCGAATACCTGGCGCTGCACTTGGTCGAACAAGGCTGGCGAGTGGTGGTGTATTGCCAGGAGGATGGCGAAGGGCCCGTCTTCGAAGACAGCTGGCGCGGCATCGAACGGGTGCGCATTCCCATTGCCGCCGGCGGTCCCAAGGGCACCATCCTGTTCGACTTGAAGGCGACGCGCCATGCTGCCCGCTCAAACGACCTCTGCCTGACCCTGGGCTACAACACCGCGGTCTTTTGCGCGCTGCTGCGTATCAAGGGGATTCCCAACCTGATCAATATGGACGGGATCGAGTGGTCGCGCGCCAAGTGGGGCGGCGTAGCCAAGACCTGGTTCTGGCTGAACGACTGGGCCGGTTGCTGGCTGGGCAACCACCTGGTGGCGGATCACCCGCAGATCAAGGTTCACCTGAAGAGCCGCGTGGCCGACAGCAAGATCACCATGATCCCCTACGGCGCCGACGCGGTGACCACGGCGCCGGATGCCCCCGTGCGGGCGCTGGGCCTGGAGCCCGGCCGCTTCCTCACCGTGATCGCCCGGGCGGAACCGGAAAATTCGCTGCTGGAA contains the following coding sequences:
- a CDS encoding UDP-glucose dehydrogenase family protein, yielding MKITVIGTGYVGLVSGACLAEMGNDVLCLDLDPAKIRILQDGGIPIHEPGLGPMVERNVAAGRLHFTTDIDEAVRFGTVQFIAVGTPPDEDGSADLKYVLAAARNIGSRMDEYKVVVDKSTVPVGTADKVRAVIAEALATRGVTLPFAVVSNPEFLKEGAAIEDFMKPDRIVIGADDEQAISVMRALYAPFQRNRDKLVVMDTRSAELTKYAANAMLATRISFMNELALLAEKLGADIELVRQGIGSDPRIGYHFLYAGCGYGGSCFPKDVKALIHSGAEVGQGLGVLQAVEAANERQKRVLVDKIVQRFGEDLRNHRFALWGLAFKPNTDDMRDAPSRVLIAELFKRGATVTAYDPVAADEARRLFGADERLAYADSPMDALAGADALVIATEWKEFRSPDFGRIKTLLKHPVIFDGRNLYEPSLLKAAGIQYSPIGRVTP
- a CDS encoding DUF1972 domain-containing protein, encoding MKVLRILGTRGVPAAHGGFETFAEYLALHLVEQGWRVVVYCQEDGEGPVFEDSWRGIERVRIPIAAGGPKGTILFDLKATRHAARSNDLCLTLGYNTAVFCALLRIKGIPNLINMDGIEWSRAKWGGVAKTWFWLNDWAGCWLGNHLVADHPQIKVHLKSRVADSKITMIPYGADAVTTAPDAPVRALGLEPGRFLTVIARAEPENSLLEVVTGFSARRREMQLVVLGNYQDDNAYHRAVKAAASDEVRFVGAIYDKHIVQALRFHSAAYVHGHQVGGTNPSLVEALGAGNPVVAHDNRFNRWVCGDGARYFDGAAGFAACLDELLAQPEQLAQMRSHSLARFQEAFTWPDVLAKYQTLLEGYLP